One window of Camelina sativa cultivar DH55 chromosome 4, Cs, whole genome shotgun sequence genomic DNA carries:
- the LOC104780019 gene encoding carbamoyl-phosphate synthase small chain, chloroplastic: MAMATRTLGFVLPTSFSSQPSFDRRGGGFRVSIIRCSASPLTLSTSGVAEKPWTSYNARLVLEDGSIWPAKTFGAPGTRIAELVFNTSLTGYQEILTDPSYAGQFVLMTNPQIGNTGVNPDDEESGQCFLTGLVIRNLSISTSNWRCTKTLADYLTERNIMGVYDLDTRAITRRLREDGSLIGVLSTEESKTDDELLQMSRSWDIVGIDLISDVSCKSPYEWVDKTNPEWDFNTNSRDGKSYKVIAYDFGIKQNILRRLSSYGCQITVVPSTWPASEALKMNPDGILFSNGPGDPSAVPYAVETVKELLGKVPVYGICMGHQLLGQALGGKTFKMKFGHHGGNHPVRNNRTGQVEISAQNHNYAVDPASLPGGVEVTHVNLNDGSCAGLSYPAMNVMSLQYHPEASPGPHDSDNAFREFIELMKRSKQSS; this comes from the exons atgGCCATGGCAACGAGGACTCTGGGCTTTGTTTTGCCTACGAGCTTTTCTTCACAGCCTTCCTTCGACCGTCGCGGCGgtggatttagggtttcgatcaTCCGATGCTCCGCTTCTCCACTCACTTTGTCAACCtctg GTGTTGCGGAGAAACCTTGGACTTCGTACAATGCTAGGCTTGTGTTAGAAGATGGTTCAATCTGGCCGGCGAAGACCTTTGGTGCTCCAGGAACTCGTATTGCGGAATTGGTGTTTAACACTTCCTTGACTGg GTATCAAGAGATTCTAACTGATCCTAGTTACGCTGGTCAATTTGTGCTAATGACAAACCCACAAATTGGTAACACTGGTGTTAATCCCG ATGATGAAGAATCTGGACAATGCTTTCTTACTGGTTTGGTGATAAGAAATCTAAGCATCAG TACCTCAAACTGGAGATGCACGAAAACACTTGCTGACTATCTAACCGAAAGGAACATCATGGGAGTTT ATGATCTTGACACTCGAGCAATAACCCGTCGGTTAAGAGAAGATGGTAGTCTTATCGGGGTGTTGAGCACAGAAGAGTCCAAAACAGACGACGAGCTTCTGCAAATGTCTCGTTCATGGGATATCGTAG GTATCGATCTAATAAGTGATGTTTCATGTAAATCTCCATATGAATGGGTTGACAAAACAAACCCTGAATGGGATTTCAACACGAATTCACGCGATGGGAAATCCTACAAA GTTATTGCTTACGATTTTGGAATCAAGCAAAACATCCTAAGACGTTTATCTTCATACGGATGTCAAATCACTGTTGTTCCGTCGACATGGCCAGCTTCTGAGGCGCTGAAAATGAATCCAGATGGGATTTTGTTCAGCAACGGTCCTGGAGACCCTTCTGCTGTGCCATATGCTGTTGAGACAGTTAAAGAGCTTCTCGGTAAAGTCCCTGTTTATGGAATCTGTATGGGTCATCAGTTGCTCGGCCAAGCTTTGGGGGGTAAGaccttcaagatgaagtttggtCATCATGGAGGAAACCACCCAGTTCGTAACAACAGAACTGGCCAGGTGGAGATCAGTGCTCAG AACCACAACTATGCTGTTGATCCAGCTTCACTTCCCGGAGGAGTGGAAGTGACACATGTCAATCTGAATGATGGAAGCTGTGCAGGTCTATCTTACCCGGCAATGAATGTCATGTCTCTCCAGTACCACCCTGAAGCCTCCCCTGGACCTCATGACTCTGATAACG CATTTAGAGAGTTCATAGAGCTGATGAAGAGATCGAAACAGAGCTCCTGA
- the LOC104780016 gene encoding probable E3 ubiquitin-protein ligase ARI3 encodes MRRFVSNLLPLIDRIFSILDRLLQRLLLFFSSFCQSMDDEYMSLEEEEEEEEEDYDYSLDEQEYCYSDEESDLQHVSSKKPTSQVITKESLVAAQKDVLVRVMELLSVKENQARTLLIYYQWNVDNLFSVYVDQGKDRLFSLAGLTVFDPRLVTSNGGTMMKCCDICMEDDLPSNMMTRMECGHSFCNDCWKGHFTVRINEGESKRITCMAHKCNAICDEDVVRILVSPELAEKFDRFLTESYVEDNKMVKWCPSTPHCGNAIQKTVDDSSEVQCSCGHQFCFSCLSESHSPCSCLMWKLWTKKCADESESVNWITVNTKLCPKCSKPISKRDGCNLMTCKCGQHFCWLCGEATGVNHTWTTIEGHSCGRYKDDKVRQLERAKRDLDRYTHYHYRYKAHTDSSKLEDKLRKSVLEKAVLNSETKDQDVFKEYSWVTDGVNRLFRSRRILSYSYPFAFYMFGEELFKDEMSDEEREIKKNLFEDQQQQLEGNVEKLSKVLEEPFDGYCFMEVVEMKRQLNNLSALVDKLCKQMYECIENELLGPIQFGVHNVAPYRSKGIEQATEFCPDKSSDCGSSGSS; translated from the coding sequence ATGAGACGTTTCGTATCCAATCTTCTCCCTTTAATTGATCGAATCTTTTCAATTCTTGATCGTCTCCTCCAAAGAttactcttatttttttcttctttttgtcaatCCATGGATGACGAATATATGAGcttggaggaggaagaggaggaagaagaagaggattatGATTATTCCTTGGATGAGCAGGAGTACTGTTACAGCGATGAAGAGTCAGATTTGCAACACGTATCCTCGAAAAAGCCTACGAGCCAGGTGATCACTAAAGAATCTCTTGTAGCAGCACAGAAGGATGTTTTGGTTAGGGTTATGGAATTGTTATCGGTTAAGGAGAACCAAGCCAGGACACTTCTTATTTATTATCAATGGAACGTTGATAACTTGTTCTCTGTGTATGTTGATCAAGGCAAAGATCGTTTGTTTTCTCTTGCTGGTCTTACTGTTTTCGATCCTCGTTTGGTTACATCGAATGGTGGGACGATGATGAAGTGTTGCGATATCTGCATGGAAGATGATTTACCAAGTAATATGATGACGAGAATGGAGTGTGGTCATAGCTTTTGTAATGATTGTTGGAAGGGACATTTCACTGTTAGGATCAATGAAGGTGAGAGCAAAAGGATTACATGTATGGCTCATAAATGCAACGCTATTTGCGACGAGGATGTTGTTAGGATACTCGTTAGTCCGGAGTTAGCTGAGAAGTTTGATCGTTTCCTCACTGAGTCGTATGTCGAAGATAACAAGATGGTGAAGTGGTGTCCAAGCACACCGCATTGCGGGAACGCGATACAAAAAACGGTAGATGACAGCAGCGAGGTTCAGTGTTCATGTGGACATCAGTTCTGTTTCAGTTGTCTGAGTGAGTCTCACTCTCCTTGCTCTTGTTTGATGTGGAAGCTATGGACTAAAAAGTGTGCCGACGAGTCAGAGTCTGTTAACTGGATAACAGTTAACACAAAGCTTTGCCCCAAATGTAGCAAACCTATTTCAAAACGAGATGGTTGCAATCTCATGACTTGTAAGTGTGGGCAGCATTTTTGTTGGCTGTGTGGTGAAGCTACTGGAGTCAACCATACTTGGACGACTATCGAGGGCCATAGTTGTGGTCGGTACAAAGATGACAAAGTAAGGCAATTGGAGAGAGCCAAAAGGGATTTGGACAGGTACACACATTACCATTACCGCTACAAAGCACATACCGATTCATCCAAGCTAGAGGATAAACTTAGGAAGAGTGTCCTTGAGAAGGCAGTGTTGAATTCTGAAACCAAGGATCAAGACGTGTTTAAAGAATACAGTTGGGTTACAGATGGAGTGAACCGGTTATTCAGATCAAGAAGGATCCTTTCGTATTCATATCCTTTCGCGTTCTACATGTTTGGGGAAGAGCTGTTCAAAGATGAGATGAgtgatgaagagagagagataaagaagaatCTGTTCGAGGATCAGCAGCAGCAACTTGAAGGTAACGTTGAGAAACTTTCCAAGGTTTTAGAAGAGCCTTTTGATGGATACTGTTTTATGGAAGTAGTGGAGATGAAGAGACAACTCAACAATTTGAGTGCTTTGGTCGATAAACTCTGCAAGCAAATGTATGAGTGCATTGAGAATGAATTGTTGGGCCCAATCCAATTTGGAGTCCACAACGTTGCACCTTATAGGTCAAAGGGAATAGAACAAGCAACTGAGTTTTGTCCTGACAAATCTTCTGATTGTGGTTCAAGCGGATCTTCGTAG
- the LOC104780020 gene encoding uncharacterized protein LOC104780020: MNLENVLGLTSFEYWFNWRVLLCAIWVITPMIVSLFVLWKYEDSSVQTQPPLDGHDGDVLCIDDVWRPCFKRIHPGWLLGFRVLGFYFLLVNNIVRLVNRGWRIYYYYTQWTFTLIAIYFGMGSLLSVYGCCQYKKQRNMVDQVGNDAEIGFRSPLINGDKLVSFDKSKTSDSKALNSCVHLFQIIYQMGAGASVLTDSIYWTVIFPFLSLQDYEMGFMTVNLHTSNLVLLLIDTSLNRLKFPLFRFAYFILWTGCFVLFQWILHVFISVGWPYPFLNLSLDMAPVWYLLVALLHIPSYGVYALIVKIKNRLVT; the protein is encoded by the exons ATGAATCTTGAGAATGTTTTGGGATTGACCAGTTTTGAGTACTGGTTTAACTGGAGAGTGTTACTATGTGCGATATGGGTAATAACACCAATGATTGTTTCTTTATTCGTTTTGTGGAAGTACGAAGATAGTTCAGTACAAACTCAACCACCACTAGATGGTCATGATGGTGATGTTCTGTGCATTGATGATGTTTGGAGACCTTGTTTTAAGCGAATCCATCCGGGTTGGTTACTGGGTTTCCGGGTTCTCGGGTTTTACTTTCTTCTTGTTAACAACATTGTCCGTCTTGTTAACCGTGGATGGCGTATTTACTACTATTACACTCA GTGGACATTCACATTGATAGCAATCTACTTTGGG ATGGGATCATTGCTTTCAGTttatggatgttgtcaatacAAGAAGCAACGTAACATGGTTGATCAAGTAGGAAATGATGCAGAGATCGGGTTTCGTTCTCCCCTTATTAATGGGGACAAATTGGTTTCGTTCGACAAGAGTAAAACTTCTGATTCAAAGGCACTAAACTCATGTGTCCATCTCTTTCAGATTATATATCAG ATGGGTGCTGGAGCATCTGTGCTTACAGACAGTATATATTGGACCGTGATTTTCCCGTTTCTGTCTTTACAGGACTATGAGATGGGTTTC ATGACTGTGAATTTGCACACGAGCAACCTCGTTTTGCTGCTTATTGACACATCTCTTAACCGTCTG AAATTTCCCTTGTTCAGGTTCGCTTACTTCATCTTGTGGACAGGATGTTTCGTTCTTTTCCAATGGATTCTCCATGTTTTTATCTCCGTAGG GTGGCCATATCCATTTCTCAACTTGTCATTAGACATGGCTCCAGTATG GTATTTGTTGGTAGCACTACTGCATATTCCTTCTTATGGCGTATATGCATTAATcgtcaaaatcaaaaatagacTCGTTACCTGA
- the LOC109132453 gene encoding putative E3 ubiquitin-protein ligase ARI4, whose translation MDDEYLSFEEEDYCYSESDDHDQEGCDEEESGLQHSRKPTSQVITKEALIAAQKDVLVRVMEFLSVKENQARILLIHYQWKVDKLFSVYADQGKDFLFTCAGLTVCDPCVVNSKRKKKEKTSKKTSKKTKKAKKTRKCDICMEEVSSKHAMTRMECGHRFCNDCWKGHFTVRINEGESKRIRCMAHKCNVICDEDVVRRLVSPELAEKFDRFLIESYVEDNKMVKWCPSTPHCGNAIQKTVDDDDDEVECSCGHQFCFSCLSESHSPCSCLMWKLWTKKCADESETVNWITVNTKLCPECSKPVEKRDGCNHMTCICGQCFCWLCGEATGKTHSYRSIAGHSXSYSLPMEG comes from the coding sequence ATGGATGACGAATATTTAAGTTTCGAGGAGGAAGATTATTGCTACTCTGAATCCGATGATCATGATCAGGAGGGTTGCGACGAGGAAGAGTCGGGTTTGCAACACTCTAGAAAACCTACGAGCCAGGTGATCACGAAGGAAGCACTTATAGCAGCGCAGAAGGATGTTTTGGTTAGGGTTATGGAATTTTTATCAGTTAAGGAGAACCAAGCGAGGATACTTCTTATTCATTACCAATGGAAGGTTGATAAGTTGTTCTCTGTGTATGCTGATCAAGGCaaagattttttgtttacttgtgCTGGTCTTACAGTTTGTGACCCTTGCGTAGTTAAttcgaagaggaagaagaaggagaagacgaGTAAGAAGACGAgtaagaagacgaagaaggcgAAGAAGACGAGGAAGTGTGATATCTGCATGGAAGAGGTTTCATCAAAACATGCCATGACAAGAATGGAGTGTGGTCATAGGTTTTGCAATGATTGTTGGAAGGGACACTTTACTGTGAGGATTAATGAAGGTGAGAGCAAAAGGATTAGATGTATGGCTCATAAATGCAACGTGATTTGCGACGAGGATGTTGTTAGGAGACTAGTTAGTCCGGAGTTGGCTGAGAAGTTTGATCGTTTCCTCATTGAGTCGTATGTCGAAGATAACAAGATGGTGAAGTGGTGTCCAAGCACACCGCATTGCGGGAACGCGATACAAAAAACGGTagatgacgacgacgatgagGTTGAGTGTTCATGTGGACATCAGTTCTGTTTCAGTTGTCTGAGTGAGTCTCACTCTCCTTGCTCTTGTTTGATGTGGAAGCTATGGACTAAAAAGTGTGCAGACGAGTCTGAGACTGTTAATTGGATAACAGTTAACACTAAGCTGTGTCCCGAATGTAGCAAACCAGTTGAAAAGAGGGATGGGTGCAATCACATGACTTGTATTTGCGGGCAGTGTTTTTGCTGGCTGTGTGGTGAAGCTACTGGAAAGACTCATAGCTATCGGAGTATCGCTGGTCATAGCNCTTCTTATTCATTACCAATGGAAGGTTGA
- the LOC104780017 gene encoding DExH-box ATP-dependent RNA helicase DExH17 — protein MDTHTLKSVSDLPGNFRSAFSFRYFNSLQSECFPLCFHSDINMVISAPTGSGKTVLFELCILRLLSKSISTEGRFLHAKGALKTVYISPSKALVQEKLRDWNHKFNSWGIICLELTGDNETYSTRNIQDADIILTTPEKFDAVSRYRVTSGGLGFFSDIALVLIDEVHLLNDPRGAALEAIVSRIKILSSNHELRSSPLASVRLLAVSATIPNIEDLAEWLKVPTAGIKKFGEEMRPVKLTTKVFGYAAAKNDFLFEKRLQNYIYDILMQYSKGKSALVFCSTRKGAQEAAQKLAQTAMTYGYSNPFIKSREQLERLREASPMCSDKQMQSYILQGVGYHNGGLCQKDRSLVEGLFLNGDIQVICATNTLAHGINLPAHTVVIKSTQHFNKEKGHYMEYDRSTLLQMCGRAGRPPFDDTGMVIIMTRRETVHLYENLLNGCEVVESQLLPCLIEHLTAEIVQLTISDITRAIEWMKCSYLYVRMKKNPENYAIKKGIPKDRVEKHLQELCLQKINELSHYQMIWTDTDGFVLKPEEPGRLMTKYYLKFDTMKYIINAPTGYSLNEALQIVCRAEEISWIQLRRNEKKTLNDVNADREGRLRFHINDNKGKRKKRIQTREEKLFLLANDWLTGDPSIHDLSMTQDANSICSNGSRIARCMKEYFIYKKNYKGTLSSTLLAKSLYQKLWDDSPYLLKQLPGIGMVTAKALHSMGVRSFEALAEADPRRIEIVTGRKYPFGNTIKESLSSLPPKVEIKVEEVDCQKQGISKLAVTLTRLSQPVQSTKRHYADMIVGSDEENRIHFHEKIRMEDFSSPYSVTILLERPHQQAKATVKADLIFEEYIGIDLHETLLLKKANNNKINYRSENRLPHYYPPMVDACIVDDDNPATSGPSTRKDKKDEMPSFKLIDEDSEEEKEPYVTMEEDDCVIINEHTVFDHIREKAKCFPTLKTLNPTSPASRKSPQKRKSLVENSPELDPLFQYDSVLGLPTRTKDIKQSAQQITSPGYASLADKTGEKERPFSDETIFNYIRKRSKNSPVVITSRTEDPIAICSQEGSNTEISPYRAYGLLVSPSKKRPGITSDAPTEILSFDISMVKGSSTSLEKNKGLCSTLAGKSKESDSFLGFKSVFSFL, from the exons ATGGATACTCACACGCTCAAATCTGTCTCTGATTTGCCTGGAAATTTCCGTTCAGCTTTTAGCTTCAG ATACTTCAACTCGCTTCAGAGCGAGTGCTTTCCACTGTGCTTTCACTCCGACATCAACATGGTTATTTCAGCGCCTACGGGAAGTGGTAAAACCGTTCTCTTTGAACTGTGTATTTTGAGGCTCCTCTCTAAGTCCATCTCTACGGAAGGGAGGTTTCTTCATGCTAAAGGAGCTCTTAAAACA GTTTACATATCTCCGTCCAAGGCTTTAGTACAGGAGAAGCTGCGTGATTGGAATCATAAGTTTAATTCATGGGGAATCATTTGTTTGGAGCTGACAGGTGATAATGAAACCTACAGCACAAGGAATATACAAGACGCAGATATTATCTTGACTACACCTGAG AAATTTGATGCAGTGAGCCGTTATCGCGTTACCAGTGGAGGCTTAGGTTTCTTCAGTGATATTGCGCTTGTGCTCATTGATGAAGTTCACCTGCTGAATGATCCCCGTGGAGCTGCTCTTGAAGCAATAGTCAGTAGAATAAAGATTCTTTCTAGCAATCATGAACTAAGGTCAAGTCCTTTAGCCTCCGTGCGTCTTCTGGCTGTCTCAGCTACTATCCCAAACATTGAGGATTTAG CTGAATGGCTCAAGGTTCCTACCGCAGGAATTAAGAA GTTTGGCGAAGAAATGCGACCTGTTAAGTTGACAACTAAAGTTTTTG GTTATGCAGCTGCCAAGAATGACTTCCTCTTTGAAAAG CGCCTCCAAAACTATATCTATG ATATTTTAATGCAATATTCAAAAGGAAAATCTGCATTGGTATTCTGCTCAACACGAAAAGGCGCTCAAGAGGCTGCACAAAAGCTTGCTCAGACTGCAATGACCTATGGTTACTCAAATCCATTTATTAAAAGCAGAGAACAGCTAGAACGATTAAGGGAGGCTTCGCCAATGTGCAGTGACAAACAAATGCAATCTTATATCCTCCAAGGCG TTGGTTATCACAATGGTGGACTTTGCCAAAAGGACCGCAGCCTCGTAGAAGGGCTCTTCCTTAATGGAGATATCCAAGTTATCTGCGCGACCAACACTCTTGCCCATGGAATCAACCTGCCTGCACATACAGTTGTCATAAAATCAACTCAACATTT CAATAAGGAAAAAGGTCACTACATGGAATATGATCGTTCCACACTACTACAG ATGTGTGGCAGGGCCGGTCGACCTCCATTTGATGACACGGGAATGGTTATTATTATGACAAGACGAGAGACG GTCCATCTATATGAGAATCTCTTAAATGGATGTGAGGTTGTTGAATCACA ATTGCTGCCATGCTTAATAGAGCACCTAACCGCAGAAATAGTTCAACTCACTATCTCTGACATTACACGGGCAATTGAGTGGATGAAATGCTCATACCTGTATGTCCGAATGAAAAAG AATCCAGAGAATTATGCTATTAAGAAAGGAATTCCTAAAGATCGAGTAGAGAAGCATTTGCAAG AGCTTTGCCTTCAGAAGATCAATGAGCTTTCCCACTATCAGATGATCTGGACTGACACAGACGGCTTTGTTTTGAAACCAGAAG AGCCCGGAAGGCTGATGACAAAGTATTATCTAAAGTTTGACACAATGAAGTACATTATTAATGCACCGACGGGCTATAGCTTGAATGAGGCCCTTCAGATAGTATGTCGTGCTGAAGAGATATCTT gGATACAGCTCAGACGCAATGAAAAGAAGACATTAAATGATGTAAATGCAGATAGAGAAGGGAGGCTCAGATTCCACATCAACGATAATAAAGGAAAGCGGAAAAAACGCATCCAAACCAGAGAAGAGAAACTGTTTCTGCTTGCAAATGATTGGTTGACTGGGGATCCTTCAATCCATGATTTATCCATGACTCAG GATGCTAACTCTATTTGCTCGAACGGATCCAGAATAGCCAGATGCATGAAAGAgtactttatttacaaaaagaattataaagGAACTCTTAGCTCAACTCTTCTAGCAAAATCACTCTATCAAAAGCTCTGGGACGACAGCCCATATTTGCTGAAACAATTACCAGGCATTGGAATGGTTACAGCAAAG GCACTTCATTCGATGGGAGTCAGGTCATTTGAAGCTCTTGCTGAAGCTGATCCACGAAGGATAGAGATTGTTACCGGTCGAAAATATCCTTTCGGAAATACCATCAAGGAGTCTCTATCATCCCTACCTCCTAAAGTTGAAATCAAGGTCGAGGAAGTTGACTGCCAGAAGCAAGGGATATCTAAACTAGCAGTCACATTGACACGGCTATCACAACCTGTCCAATCCACAAAACGCCATTATGCTGACATG ATTGTTGGTTCAGATGAAGAGAATCGTATCCACTTTCATGAGAAAATAAG AATGGAAGACTTCTCCAG TCCATATAGCGTAACCATTCTCCTGGAAAGGCCTCATCAACAAGCAAAGGCGACTGTGAAGGCTGATCTCATCTTCGAAGAATACA TTGGTATTGACCTCCATGAAACACTTCTACTGAAGAaggcaaacaacaacaaaataaattacagaAGCGAAAACAGGCTGCCTCACTATTATCCTCCTATGGTGGATGCCTGCATAGTAGATGATGACAACCCAGCTACATCTGGACCTTCAACCCGGAAGGATAAGAAAGATGAGAT GCCTAGTTTCAAGCTCATAGATGAGGATTCAGAAGAAG aGAAAGAGCCCTATGTGACGATGGAAGAAGATGACTGTGTCATTATCAATGAACATACAGTCTTTGACCACATACGCGAAAAAGCCAAGTGTTTTCCCACATTGAAAACTTTGAATCCAACCTCTCCAGCATCAAGAAAATCACCTCAGAAAAGGAAAAGCTTAGTGGAGAATTCTCCTGAACTCGATCCTCTATTTCAGTATGATTCTGTGCTTGGTTTACCTACAAGAACTAAGGATATCAAACAAAGTGCACAGCAAATTACTAGCCCAGGTTATGCAAGCCTTGCAGACAAAACTG GTGAAAAAGAAAGACCATTCTCGGATGAAACAATATTCAACTACATAAGGAAAAGGTCCAAGAACTCTCCGGTAGTCATCACATCAAGAACCGAAGATCCTATAGCCATATGTTCTCAAGAAGGAAGCAACACAGAGATAAGTCCGTATAGAGCATATGGATTATTGGTTAGTCCTTCAAAAAAAAGGCCAGGGATCACATCTGATGCACCTACAGAAATTCTGTCTTTTGATATCTCGATGGTCAAGGGAAGCAGCACAAGCTTAGAGAAGAATAAGGGATTATGCTCAACACTTGCAGGTAAGTCCAAAGAATCTGATTCTTTTCTTGGATTCAAAAGCGTCTTCTCTTTTCTGTGA
- the LOC104783634 gene encoding putative E3 ubiquitin-protein ligase ARI4, protein MEEVSSKHAMTRMECGHRFCNDCWKGHFTVRINEGESKRIRCMAHKCNVICDEDVVRRLVSPELAEKFDRFLIESYVEDNKMVKWCPSTPHCGNAIQKTVDDDDDEVECSCGHQFCFSCLSESHSPCSCLMWKLWTKKCADESETVNWITVNTKLCPECSKPVEKRDGCNHMTCICGQCFCWLCGEATGKTHSYRSIAGHSCGRYKDDKVRQLDRAKRDLDRYTHYHYRYKAHTDSSKLENKLRKSILEKAELNSETKDNRAVFKEYGWVTDAVNRLFRSRRILSYSYPFAFYMFGEELFKDEMSDEEREIKKNLFEDQQQQLEGNVEKLSKILEEPFHEYDHKEVINMKSQLIDMSALVDTLCKKLYECIENDLFGSVRFHNIAPYKSRGIEQAPKFCAS, encoded by the coding sequence ATGGAAGAGGTTTCATCAAAACATGCCATGACAAGAATGGAGTGTGGTCATAGGTTTTGCAATGATTGTTGGAAGGGACACTTTACTGTGAGGATTAATGAAGGTGAGAGCAAAAGGATTAGATGTATGGCTCATAAATGCAACGTGATTTGCGACGAGGATGTTGTTAGGAGACTAGTTAGTCCGGAGTTGGCTGAGAAGTTTGATCGTTTCCTCATTGAGTCGTATGTCGAAGATAACAAGATGGTGAAGTGGTGTCCAAGCACACCGCATTGCGGGAACGCGATACAAAAAACGGTagatgacgacgacgatgagGTTGAGTGTTCATGTGGACATCAGTTCTGTTTCAGTTGTCTGAGTGAGTCTCACTCTCCTTGCTCTTGTTTGATGTGGAAGCTATGGACTAAAAAGTGTGCAGACGAGTCTGAGACTGTTAATTGGATAACAGTTAACACTAAGCTGTGTCCCGAATGTAGCAAACCAGTTGAAAAGAGGGATGGGTGCAATCACATGACTTGTATTTGCGGGCAGTGTTTTTGCTGGCTGTGTGGTGAAGCTACTGGAAAGACTCATAGCTATCGGAGTATCGCTGGTCATAGCTGTGGTCGGTACAAAGATGACAAAGTAAGGCAACTGGATAGAGCCAAAAGGGATTTGGACAGGTACACACATTACCATTACCGCTACAAAGCACATACCGATTCATCGAAGCTAGAGAATAAACTTAGGAAAAGTATCCTGGAGAAGGCAGAGTTAAATTCTGAAACCAAGGATAATCGAGCCGTGTTTAAAGAATACGGTTGGGTTACAGATGCAGTGAACCGGTTATTCAGATCAAGAAGGATTCTTTCGTATTCATATCCTTTCGCGTTCTACATGTTTGGGGAAGAGCTGTTCAAAGATGAGATGAGCGATGAAGAGAGGGAGATAAAGAAGAATCTGTTTGAAGATCAGCAGCAGCAACTTGAAGGTAATGTTgagaaactttccaaaattttagAAGAGCCTTTTCATGAGTATGATCATAAGGAAGTAATAAATATGAAGAGTCAACTCATCGACATGAGTGCTTTGGTTGATACACTCTGCAAGAAACTGTACGAGTGCATTGAAAATGATTTATTTGGTTCAGTCCGATTCCACAACATTGCACCTTACAAATCAAGGGGAATAGAACAAGCTCCTAAGTTTTGTGCTTCTTAG